Proteins from a genomic interval of Sphingomonas sp. Y38-1Y:
- the nadC gene encoding carboxylating nicotinate-nucleotide diphosphorylase has product MHGLEAFDLNAFVAATLAEDLGPGGDVTSAAVIPADARFDGVMDSRDAIVVAGLPIAEAFFRNLDPDVRIERLVEDGAAVPAGTDLLRLSGRARALLTAERSALNTVQHLSGVATLTRSYVDAIEGTGAVLLDTRKTLPGLRLIEKYATRMGGATNHRMGLWDAAMIKDNHVAVAGSVEAATARAVAAGIPRIIVEVDRLDQIEPAIGAGATHLLLDNMAPAMLREAVALVAGRARTEASGGVRLDTIRAIAESGVDYVSVGRLTQSAPAADIGLDLAPA; this is encoded by the coding sequence ATGCATGGACTGGAAGCTTTCGATTTGAACGCCTTCGTCGCCGCGACGCTGGCGGAGGACCTGGGCCCCGGCGGCGACGTCACGTCGGCGGCGGTCATCCCCGCCGATGCGCGCTTCGACGGGGTGATGGACAGCCGCGACGCGATCGTCGTCGCCGGCCTGCCGATCGCGGAGGCGTTCTTCCGCAACCTCGATCCCGATGTCCGGATCGAGCGGCTGGTCGAGGACGGCGCCGCCGTGCCCGCGGGCACCGACCTGCTCCGCCTCTCGGGCAGGGCGCGCGCGCTGCTCACCGCCGAACGCTCGGCGCTCAACACCGTCCAGCATCTGTCGGGCGTGGCGACGCTGACGCGCAGCTATGTCGACGCGATCGAGGGCACCGGCGCGGTGCTGCTCGACACGCGAAAGACGCTGCCCGGCCTTCGCCTGATCGAGAAATATGCGACGCGGATGGGCGGCGCGACCAACCACCGCATGGGGCTGTGGGACGCGGCGATGATCAAGGACAATCATGTCGCCGTCGCCGGATCGGTCGAGGCCGCGACCGCCCGCGCCGTCGCCGCCGGCATCCCGCGCATCATCGTCGAGGTCGACCGCCTCGACCAGATCGAACCCGCGATCGGCGCGGGCGCGACGCACCTCCTCCTCGACAACATGGCGCCGGCGATGCTGCGCGAGGCGGTCGCGCTCGTCGCCGGTCGCGCCAGGACGGAGGCATCGGGCGGCGTCCGCCTCGACACGATCCGCGCCATTGCCGAAAGCGGCGTCGATTATGTCAGCGTCGGCCGCCTGACCCAGTCCGCGCCGGCCGCCGATATCGGCCTCGACCTGGCGCCAGCCTGA
- a CDS encoding M10 family metallopeptidase C-terminal domain-containing protein — protein sequence MNSRAAFVFDSNAGDALALARTAGRSVLNAVDAGLHPQGCSCGLHGAGVNDPKILTNDASVDPQAGTTAPNGKPIWNLQQITENLNRNGHSWNPGGDNTVQKGDADPKTITFGFFNNLSDLEGQGYTFEYLGGYYGSDEYFNFTAFTAEQRAAARQSLQYWDDVLNVKFVETNSANADINFGGLADAPETQAYAYFPQKTLYGLASIDAQVQGLGGDVWVSSSQASNFQFQQGGYAGNTLTHEIGHAIGLDHPGKYNFGPGFSVNYANGAEYYQDARNYTIMSYWNPRDIGVRDTDFRIHTISYGQTPMLHDIYVAQQMYGADMTTRTGNTTYGFNSNAGRAAFDFTVNTAPFVAIWDAGGNDTLDVSGYNTNQIIDLNPGSLSSIGGMTQAEVLALSLDQVNANRAAAGYAPITQATYQANINAVLNDPFRGRLTDNVGIAYGAIIENAVGGGGNDTIYANAAANRIDGGAGVDTVSYATATSGITVSMVAGTTGGGAAGDRLIAIEGVIGSRFNDTITGDARDNIIGGGIGGNDRMDGGAGIDTLTYADSLTAVTVNFQTSQFAGGAAGDVAFGFENIIGSAFNDTLTGNVQNNVLMGGAGNDVLDGFLGNDTLDGGAGNDTLTGGIGNDIFKFGEANGAYDTITDFLSRVDKIDVSAIDANTAIAGNDAFVFIGSNAFNGTAGQLRFAGGLLQGDVNGDGNADFTVSIGNKALVVGDLVL from the coding sequence ATGAACAGCCGGGCTGCCTTTGTTTTCGACAGCAATGCCGGCGACGCACTGGCACTGGCGCGAACCGCGGGGCGCAGCGTTCTCAACGCGGTGGATGCCGGACTTCATCCGCAGGGTTGCTCGTGCGGGCTGCACGGCGCCGGCGTCAACGACCCCAAGATCCTGACCAACGATGCCTCGGTCGACCCCCAGGCGGGCACCACCGCGCCCAATGGCAAGCCGATCTGGAACCTCCAGCAGATCACCGAGAACCTGAACCGCAACGGCCATAGCTGGAACCCGGGCGGCGACAACACGGTGCAGAAGGGCGACGCCGATCCCAAGACGATCACGTTCGGTTTCTTCAACAACCTGAGCGATCTGGAGGGACAGGGCTACACGTTCGAGTATCTCGGCGGCTATTACGGCTCGGACGAGTATTTCAACTTCACGGCGTTCACCGCCGAGCAGCGTGCGGCCGCGCGCCAGTCGCTCCAATATTGGGACGACGTGCTGAATGTGAAGTTCGTCGAGACGAACTCCGCCAATGCCGACATCAATTTCGGCGGCCTGGCCGATGCGCCCGAAACGCAGGCCTATGCCTATTTTCCGCAGAAGACCCTGTATGGCCTCGCATCGATCGACGCGCAGGTGCAGGGGCTGGGCGGCGACGTCTGGGTCTCGTCCAGCCAGGCGAGCAACTTCCAGTTCCAGCAGGGCGGCTATGCCGGCAACACGCTGACGCACGAGATCGGCCACGCGATCGGCCTGGACCATCCGGGCAAGTATAATTTCGGCCCCGGCTTCTCGGTCAACTACGCGAACGGCGCCGAATATTATCAGGATGCGCGCAACTATACGATCATGTCGTACTGGAACCCGCGCGACATCGGCGTGCGCGACACCGATTTCCGCATCCACACGATCAGCTATGGCCAGACGCCGATGCTCCACGACATCTATGTCGCGCAGCAGATGTACGGCGCCGACATGACGACGCGGACCGGCAACACGACCTACGGCTTCAACAGCAATGCGGGCCGTGCGGCGTTCGACTTCACCGTCAACACCGCGCCGTTCGTGGCGATCTGGGATGCCGGCGGCAACGACACGCTGGACGTGTCAGGCTACAACACCAACCAGATCATCGACCTGAATCCCGGCTCGCTGTCGTCGATCGGCGGCATGACCCAGGCCGAGGTGCTGGCGCTCAGCCTGGATCAGGTGAACGCCAACCGCGCGGCGGCGGGTTATGCGCCGATCACGCAGGCGACCTATCAGGCCAACATCAACGCGGTGCTCAACGATCCCTTCCGCGGGCGCCTGACCGACAATGTCGGCATCGCCTACGGCGCGATCATCGAGAATGCGGTCGGCGGCGGTGGCAACGACACCATCTATGCCAATGCGGCCGCGAACCGCATCGACGGCGGCGCGGGCGTCGACACCGTCAGCTATGCCACCGCGACGAGCGGCATCACCGTCAGCATGGTCGCCGGCACCACGGGCGGCGGCGCGGCGGGCGACCGCCTGATCGCGATCGAGGGCGTGATCGGCTCGCGCTTCAACGACACGATCACCGGCGACGCGCGCGACAACATCATCGGCGGCGGCATCGGCGGCAACGACCGGATGGACGGCGGCGCGGGCATCGACACGCTGACCTATGCCGACTCGCTGACGGCGGTGACGGTCAACTTCCAGACCAGCCAGTTCGCCGGCGGCGCGGCGGGCGATGTCGCGTTCGGGTTCGAGAACATTATCGGCTCGGCGTTCAACGACACGCTGACCGGCAACGTCCAGAACAACGTGCTTATGGGCGGCGCGGGCAACGACGTGCTCGACGGCTTCCTGGGCAACGACACGCTGGATGGCGGTGCGGGCAACGACACGCTGACAGGCGGGATCGGCAACGACATCTTCAAGTTCGGCGAGGCCAATGGCGCTTATGACACGATCACCGACTTCCTGAGCCGGGTCGACAAGATCGACGTGTCGGCGATCGACGCCAATACGGCGATCGCCGGCAACGACGCGTTCGTATTCATCGGGTCGAACGCCTTCAACGGCACGGCGGGTCAGCTCCGCTTTGCCGGCGGGCTGCTCCAGGGCGACGTCAACGGCGACGGCAATGCCGACTTCACCGTCAGCATCGGCAACAAGGCGCTGGTCGTCGGCGACCTCGTCCTCTGA